One genomic segment of Oncorhynchus mykiss isolate Arlee chromosome 10, USDA_OmykA_1.1, whole genome shotgun sequence includes these proteins:
- the spag5 gene encoding uncharacterized protein spag5 isoform X1 yields MSTRRSHTFVETMPSTRSGERTPLRCVQNEMRHVSTPSSRLKSRSGSGSNILKTPKNDAVFIYTDPLTHCPPPAEVLCSPSVPKPSDKTTTSDTAPTTEDTAVDTGSGLGDITFKSFICAGGEVEVSEPSRVVDETIRLPKNQLNISSLPGYDDENTCLSDSMVTQCCDNHVDHVYCDLERDLSTTKADLSFNGGSNASLSVPQFTDIAHITETVPGGQGDVTFKSFICTGGEVEVSEASRVALETILLPTDQPANHHQPYNDSIYQSVIVDELGMQSIDDHADHLYCNVASSAHLSFKEPTHCSTMKSIEMVHTNEESTGVQNATGGQGHVTFKSFICTGLEVEVSESTRVSKDTILLPENQTVTSHLPYNDRVNPNIIEEQSSDHAKHPYSHVESEGAVWEADAAAISEPSMENASLRSLKDLDDVACQLFPEGPKQGSSHDEDSAVVPAIQLETDRSHCNEFGASARSSTPVDEDNPSIVSHSHSHGSMQESNGATDSALGSSSNAPLLSNTTDKASSENIADVLTELPKIPSVATWAGGSDALQFEIFSPVLSTTPMTRRRGIQKSSFAQMEDSALENSRGCVLNSAEGSSVVPANPDSRLWGAVLESPMPLPKFNSTAVGAASTCKPPPPPDPVTETVETRPEVDVPHVKSQPKVEKVKMGIFDHLPRLVCEEPFQQQLIQMAQFLILASGKVDPVSNPALAPTPAPAPPVLETTAGTVAVECHSMCVGTTPVRRADRSANTSGQFERKREFSVSDACTSTETLLWNLAPGSLCGVPRQELEQRLTSTLIMVEALVQQLCTARGQGHSRGPGPSEFRDKLVQTDHTELSQTVTYKDLYVTALERIKELELDPTTLQNLLHSMQDTRSTMTALSGDTEAALSSMRQIRDLVKEDQQSLVTQYGQMKSLYEKCKETQGRMVQKVRDTLQQREDMRRRMEEAFTAKDAAFSVTEQLRAHCAVRISELEESVGSHQELMAALNKTYPEQVALNKAYVESLNSASELLRGTMSDHDSLHQELKTARRLLQRTTPILVKLNEKAANAIRERDQHLSERDQAVEEREQIQEELDQTNMSLQVARQEVGDLNLQATIINSELGVLRQKLSEGEEERVQLERKVTELSATVSSTLASYAFLEQALAAESTKLQQSWQEVQQATDRANQLEGALVQSEQRVCELSQALAHSEEQLSQLQSHSHSQSLQLQNLHEVHVQLNSMMEMNEFLQMENDMAREQVVESERTLRANLQGLRERNIQCEDLKGALSHLQAEREALQAELEDSQARAQSVQLDLVEQLAQAVTDVTLLHHTLRRLTNDVHTALTTKVITHTLLHHTLRPLTNDVHTALTTKKPEVCGKDEVSQPSLHVERHPSTSFVDSIMVAITTDLAQVNDTHPPLDMTEEPQAEGLGSETSAFTRLAPITPKKCQVVPPEEEQSSVVELLADLANTVSELSSTITQLRQSKDTEQEALNNTICGLQGEQQAQARRHRAEVSELRGQLSRLQTQLGRDQVALQNKAQEVDTMKRICSEVNEAREFLYKHKSENKELRREVADLRRSLHQSQVESQALRDELRKSGNQSAHSMHSMDDKIRLLKEVERLKRTLLEAEEGRAKLLERAKRHQMIHDTNQKKVEKELRVLDDMIEMVRKTLSSVPDVVKNCKELKTLVEYLG; encoded by the exons ATGTCCACGAGAAGATCGCATACATTTGTAGAGACCATG CCTTCAACAAGATCTGGAGAACGCACCCCATTGAGGTGTGTCCAGAATGAAATGCGCCATGTCTCAACCCCATCTTCTAGACTCAAATCGAGATCAGGGTCGGGCAGCAATATCCTCAAAACACCCAAG AATGATGCTGTGTTCATCTACACAGACCCGTTAACACATTGCCCTCCACCAGCTGAGGTCCTATGCTCTCCTAGTGTTCCAAAGCCCAGTGATAAAACTACTACCAGTGATACAGCTCCTACCACTGAGGACACAGCTGTTGATACAGGCAGTGGACTTGGAGACATTACCTTCAAGTCCTTCATCTGTGCTGGGGGTGAGGTTGAGGTTTCAGAGCCCTCAAGGGTTGTAGACGAAACCATCCGTCTACCCAAGAATCAACTGAACATCTCTTCTCTTCCTGGCTATGACGATGAAAACACATGTCTCTCTGACAGTATGGTTACTCAATGCTGCGACAACCATGTGGATCACGTCTATTGTGATTTGGAAAGAGATTTGTCCACAACTAAAGCCGACCTGTCCTTTAATGGGGGTTCAAACGCCAGTCTTAGTGTTCCACAGTTCACCGATATAGCCCACATCACTGAGACTGTTCCTGGCGGACAGGGAGATGTAACGTTTAAGTCTTTCATCTGCACCGGAGGGGAGGTGGAAGTTTCAGAGGCTTCCAGGGTGGCACTTGAGACTATACTCCTACCAACGGATCAGCCTGCAAACCACCATCAGCCATACAACGACAGTATATATCAAAGTGTTATAGTAGATGAGTTGGGCATGCAGTCCATCGATGACCACGCAGATCACCTCTATTGTAATGTGGCCTCTAGTGCACACCTTTCCTTCAAAGAACCTACACATTGTAGTACTATGAAATCCATAGAGATGGTACATACCAATGAAGAGTCAACTGGTGTTCAAAATGCCACTGGCGGACAAGGACATGTGACATTCAAATCCTTCATCTGCACTGGGCTTGAGGTTGAAGTCTCAGAGTCCACCAGAGTGTCCAAAGACACTATCCTCCTACCTGAGAATCAGACTGTGACCAGTCATCTACCGTACAACGACAGGGTCAACCCAAACATCATAGAGGAGCAGTCCTCCGATCATGCAAAACACCCTTACAGCCATGTGGAAAGTGAAGGTGCCGTGTGGGAAGCGGACGCCGCTGCCATCAGTGAACCCTCAATGGAAAATGCATCCTTAAGGTCATTGAAGGACCTGGATGATGTCGCCTGTCAGCTTTTCCCTGAAGGCCCCAAACAGGGTTCTTCTCATGATGAAGACAGCGCCGTGGTTCCAGCTATACAGTTGGAAACTGACCGCTCCCATTGCAATGAGTTTGGAGCCTCGGCCAGGAGCTCCACACCTGTAGATGAAGACAACCCATCGATAGTATCTCACTCCCATTCTCATGGTTCAATGCAGGAGTCCAATGGGGCCACAGACAGCGCGCTGGGTTCAAGCAGTAAcgctcctcttctctccaacACTACAGATAAAGCGAGCTCTGAGAACATTGCTGACGTGTTGACTGAGCTACCCAAGATCCCCTCTGTAGCGACGTGGGCCGGCGGTAGTGATGCTTTACAGTTTGAGATCTTCAGCCCCGTTCTTAGCACTACCCCCATGACCAGAAGAAGGGGCATTCAGAAATCGTCTTTCGCCCAAATGGAGGATTCCGCTCTGGAAAACAGTAGGGGTTGTGTCCTCAACTCTGCTGAGGGTAGCTCCGTTGTCCCCGCCAACCCAGACAGCCGACTCTGGGGGGCCGTCCTGGAGAGCCCCATGCCTCTGCCCAAGTTCAACTCGACGGCAGTGGGTGCCGCATCGACCTGCaagccccctcctcctccagacCCAGTCACAGAGACTGTGGAGACGAGGCCAGAAGTGGATGTACCTCATGTAAAATCCCAACCCAAGGTGGAGAAAGTAAAGATGGGTATTTTTGATCATTTACCAAGGTTGGTTTGTGAGGAGCCCTTTCAGCAGCAACTCATCCAGATGGCCCAATTCCTCATCCTGGCATCGGGCAAGGTGGACCCTGTTAGCAACCCTGCCCTAGCCCCTACACCCGCTCCCGCCCCTCCTGTACTGGAAACTACAGCGGGGACCGTGGCTGTGGAGTGCCACAGCATGTGTGTTGGCACCACTCCAGTGAGGCGGGCAGATCGCAGTGCCAACACCTCTGGTCAGTTTGAGAGGAAGAGGGAGTTCTCTGTGTCTGATGCCTGCACCAGCACCGAGACTCTGCTCTGGAA TCTGGCCCCTGGGAGCCTGTGTGGGGTCCCCAGACAGGAGCTGGAGCAGAGGCTGACCTCCACTCTCATCATGGTGGAGGCCCTGGTGCAGCAGCTGTGCACAGCCAGGGGACAGGGCCACTCTAGGGGCCCCGGGCCCTCAGAATTCAGGGACAAGCTGGTCCAGACCGACCACACTGAACTCAGCCAGACTGTAACCTACAAAGACCTGTATGTGACGGCCCTGGAGAGGATCAAGGAGCTAGAACTGGACCCGACCACTCTACAGAACCTGCTCCACAGCATGCAGGACACCAGGAGCACCATGACAGCCCTGAGTGGAGACACTGAGGCTGCTCTCAGCAGCATGAGGCAGATAagagacctggttaaagaggaCCAGCAGAGCCTGGTTACACAGTATGGTCAGATGAAGTCCCTTTATGAGAAGTGCAAGGAGACCCAGGGCAGGATGGTGCAGAAGGTCAGAGACACCCTGCAGcagagagaggacatgaggagaCGGATGGAGGAGGCTTTCACCGCCAAGGACGCAGCCTTCAGTGTAACTGAGCAGCTGAGGGCTCACTGTGCCGTGCGTATCTCTGAGCTGGAGGAGAGTGTGGGATCTCACCAGGAGCTGATGGCTGCCCTGAACAAGACCTACCCAGAACAG GTTGCATTGAACAAGGCCTACGTGGAATCCCTCAACTCTGCATCTGAGCTCTTGAGAGGAACCATGAGCGATCACGACAGTCTGCATCAAGAG CTGAAAACAGCCAGGCGTCTCCTCCAGAGGACAACTCCTATACTGGTGAAGCTGAATGAGAAGGCAGCCAACGctataagagagagagaccagcacctctcagagagagaccaagctgtggaggagagagagcag ATCCAAGAGGAACTGGACCAAACCAACATGAGTCTCCAAGTTGCCAGGCAGGAGGTTGGGGACTTGAATCTGCAGGCCACCATCATTAATTCAG agtTGGGTGTTCTGCGTCAGAAGCTgagtgagggagaagaggagcGAGTTCAGCTGGAGAGGAAGGTCACGGAGCTGTCTGCCACCGTCTCATCTACCCTGGCCTCCTATGCCTTCCTAGAGCAGGCCCTGGCTGCAGAGTCCACCAA GTTGCAACAGTCATGGCAAGAAGTCCAGCAAGCTACCGACAGGGCCAACCA GTTGGAGGGTGCGTTGGTCCAGTCAGAGCAGCGTGTATGTGAGCTGTCCCAGGCTCTGGCCCACAGCGAGGAGCAGCTGAGCCAGCTGCAGAGCCACTCCCACAGCCAGAGCCTGCAGCTGCAGAATCTCCATGAAGTGCACGTGCAGCTCAACAGCATGATGGAGATGAACGAG TTCCTACAGATGGAGAATGATATGGCCAGGGAGCAGGTGGTGGAGAGTGAGAGGACCCTCCGGGCTAACCTACAGGGGCTCAGGGAGAGGAACATCCAGTGTGAGGACCTGAAAGGAGCCCTCAGCCACCTCCA ggctgaGAGGGAGGCTTTGCAGGCAGAGCTGGAGGACAGTCAGGCCAGAGCCCAGTCAGTCCAATTGGACCTGGTAGAGCAGCTAGCCCAGGCTGTTACTGACGTCACCCTGCTACACCACACACTGAGACGACTGACCAACGATGTTCACACTGCTCTGACCACCAAGGTAATCACACACACCCTGTTACATCACACACTGAGACCACTGACCAACGATGTTCACACTGCTCTGACCACCAag AAGCCAGAGGTCTGTGGTAAAGACGAGGTGTCCCAGCCCTCCCTCCATGTTGAGCgtcatccctccacctccttcgTGGACAGCATCATGGTGGCCATCACCACTGACCTGGCCCAGGTCAATGACACACATCCCCCCTTAGACATGACAGAGGAACCACAAGCTGAAGGGTTGGGCAGCGAGACCAGCGCCTTCACTCGCCTCGCACCCATCACTCCTAAGAAGTGTCAGG TGGTGCCTCcagaagaggagcagagtagcGTGGTGGAGCTGCTAGCAGACCTGGCTAACACAGTCTCTGAGCTCAGCTCCACCATCACACAGCTACGACAGAGCAAGGACACCGAGCAGGAGGCACTGAACAACACCAT CTGTGGGCTGCAGGGGGAGCAGCAGGCCCAGGCCCGCAGACACAGGGCTGAGGTATCCGAGCTGAGGGGCCAGCTGAGCCGTCTCCAGACTCAGCTAGGCCGGGACCAGGTGGCTCTACAGAACAAGGCCCAG GAGGTAGACACTATGaagaggatctgcagtgaagtGAATGAGGCCAGGGAGTTTCTTTACAAGCACAAATCTGAGAACAAA GAGCTGCGTAGGGAGGTGGCAGACCTGCGCCGTTCACTGCACCAATCACAGGTGGAGTCCCAGGCTCTAAGGGACGAGCTAAGAAAGAGTGGCAACCAATCAGCACACAGCATGCATTCCATGGACGACAAGATCCGCCTACTGAAAGAG GTGGAAAGACTAAAGAGGACTCTGTTGGAAGCTGAGGAAGGAAGAGCAAAGCTTCTGGAGAGAGCCAAGAGACAT CAAATGATCCACGACACCAACCAGAAGAAAGTGGAGAAGGAACTTCGAGTCCTTGACGATATGATTGAGATGGTCAGAAAG
- the spag5 gene encoding uncharacterized protein spag5 isoform X2, whose translation MSTRRSHTFVETMPSTRSGERTPLRCVQNEMRHVSTPSSRLKSRSGSGSNILKTPKNDAVFIYTDPLTHCPPPAEVLCSPSVPKPSDKTTTSDTAPTTEDTAVDTGSGLGDITFKSFICAGGEVEVSEPSRVVDETIRLPKNQLNISSLPGYDDENTCLSDSMVTQCCDNHVDHVYCDLERDLSTTKADLSFNGGSNASLSVPQFTDIAHITETVPGGQGDVTFKSFICTGGEVEVSEASRVALETILLPTDQPANHHQPYNDSIYQSVIVDELGMQSIDDHADHLYCNVASSAHLSFKEPTHCSTMKSIEMVHTNEESTGVQNATGGQGHVTFKSFICTGLEVEVSESTRVSKDTILLPENQTVTSHLPYNDRVNPNIIEEQSSDHAKHPYSHVESEGAVWEADAAAISEPSMENASLRSLKDLDDVACQLFPEGPKQGSSHDEDSAVVPAIQLETDRSHCNEFGASARSSTPVDEDNPSIVSHSHSHGSMQESNGATDSALGSSSNAPLLSNTTDKASSENIADVLTELPKIPSVATWAGGSDALQFEIFSPVLSTTPMTRRRGIQKSSFAQMEDSALENSRGCVLNSAEGSSVVPANPDSRLWGAVLESPMPLPKFNSTAVGAASTCKPPPPPDPVTETVETRPEVDVPHVKSQPKVEKVKMGIFDHLPRLVCEEPFQQQLIQMAQFLILASGKVDPVSNPALAPTPAPAPPVLETTAGTVAVECHSMCVGTTPVRRADRSANTSGQFERKREFSVSDACTSTETLLWNLAPGSLCGVPRQELEQRLTSTLIMVEALVQQLCTARGQGHSRGPGPSEFRDKLVQTDHTELSQTVTYKDLYVTALERIKELELDPTTLQNLLHSMQDTRSTMTALSGDTEAALSSMRQIRDLVKEDQQSLVTQYGQMKSLYEKCKETQGRMVQKVRDTLQQREDMRRRMEEAFTAKDAAFSVTEQLRAHCAVRISELEESVGSHQELMAALNKTYPEQVALNKAYVESLNSASELLRGTMSDHDSLHQELKTARRLLQRTTPILVKLNEKAANAIRERDQHLSERDQAVEEREQIQEELDQTNMSLQVARQEVGDLNLQATIINSELGVLRQKLSEGEEERVQLERKVTELSATVSSTLASYAFLEQALAAESTKLQQSWQEVQQATDRANQLEGALVQSEQRVCELSQALAHSEEQLSQLQSHSHSQSLQLQNLHEVHVQLNSMMEMNEFLQMENDMAREQVVESERTLRANLQGLRERNIQCEDLKGALSHLQAEREALQAELEDSQARAQSVQLDLVEQLAQAVTDVTLLHHTLRRLTNDVHTALTTKKPEVCGKDEVSQPSLHVERHPSTSFVDSIMVAITTDLAQVNDTHPPLDMTEEPQAEGLGSETSAFTRLAPITPKKCQVVPPEEEQSSVVELLADLANTVSELSSTITQLRQSKDTEQEALNNTICGLQGEQQAQARRHRAEVSELRGQLSRLQTQLGRDQVALQNKAQEVDTMKRICSEVNEAREFLYKHKSENKELRREVADLRRSLHQSQVESQALRDELRKSGNQSAHSMHSMDDKIRLLKEVERLKRTLLEAEEGRAKLLERAKRHQMIHDTNQKKVEKELRVLDDMIEMVRKTLSSVPDVVKNCKELKTLVEYLG comes from the exons ATGTCCACGAGAAGATCGCATACATTTGTAGAGACCATG CCTTCAACAAGATCTGGAGAACGCACCCCATTGAGGTGTGTCCAGAATGAAATGCGCCATGTCTCAACCCCATCTTCTAGACTCAAATCGAGATCAGGGTCGGGCAGCAATATCCTCAAAACACCCAAG AATGATGCTGTGTTCATCTACACAGACCCGTTAACACATTGCCCTCCACCAGCTGAGGTCCTATGCTCTCCTAGTGTTCCAAAGCCCAGTGATAAAACTACTACCAGTGATACAGCTCCTACCACTGAGGACACAGCTGTTGATACAGGCAGTGGACTTGGAGACATTACCTTCAAGTCCTTCATCTGTGCTGGGGGTGAGGTTGAGGTTTCAGAGCCCTCAAGGGTTGTAGACGAAACCATCCGTCTACCCAAGAATCAACTGAACATCTCTTCTCTTCCTGGCTATGACGATGAAAACACATGTCTCTCTGACAGTATGGTTACTCAATGCTGCGACAACCATGTGGATCACGTCTATTGTGATTTGGAAAGAGATTTGTCCACAACTAAAGCCGACCTGTCCTTTAATGGGGGTTCAAACGCCAGTCTTAGTGTTCCACAGTTCACCGATATAGCCCACATCACTGAGACTGTTCCTGGCGGACAGGGAGATGTAACGTTTAAGTCTTTCATCTGCACCGGAGGGGAGGTGGAAGTTTCAGAGGCTTCCAGGGTGGCACTTGAGACTATACTCCTACCAACGGATCAGCCTGCAAACCACCATCAGCCATACAACGACAGTATATATCAAAGTGTTATAGTAGATGAGTTGGGCATGCAGTCCATCGATGACCACGCAGATCACCTCTATTGTAATGTGGCCTCTAGTGCACACCTTTCCTTCAAAGAACCTACACATTGTAGTACTATGAAATCCATAGAGATGGTACATACCAATGAAGAGTCAACTGGTGTTCAAAATGCCACTGGCGGACAAGGACATGTGACATTCAAATCCTTCATCTGCACTGGGCTTGAGGTTGAAGTCTCAGAGTCCACCAGAGTGTCCAAAGACACTATCCTCCTACCTGAGAATCAGACTGTGACCAGTCATCTACCGTACAACGACAGGGTCAACCCAAACATCATAGAGGAGCAGTCCTCCGATCATGCAAAACACCCTTACAGCCATGTGGAAAGTGAAGGTGCCGTGTGGGAAGCGGACGCCGCTGCCATCAGTGAACCCTCAATGGAAAATGCATCCTTAAGGTCATTGAAGGACCTGGATGATGTCGCCTGTCAGCTTTTCCCTGAAGGCCCCAAACAGGGTTCTTCTCATGATGAAGACAGCGCCGTGGTTCCAGCTATACAGTTGGAAACTGACCGCTCCCATTGCAATGAGTTTGGAGCCTCGGCCAGGAGCTCCACACCTGTAGATGAAGACAACCCATCGATAGTATCTCACTCCCATTCTCATGGTTCAATGCAGGAGTCCAATGGGGCCACAGACAGCGCGCTGGGTTCAAGCAGTAAcgctcctcttctctccaacACTACAGATAAAGCGAGCTCTGAGAACATTGCTGACGTGTTGACTGAGCTACCCAAGATCCCCTCTGTAGCGACGTGGGCCGGCGGTAGTGATGCTTTACAGTTTGAGATCTTCAGCCCCGTTCTTAGCACTACCCCCATGACCAGAAGAAGGGGCATTCAGAAATCGTCTTTCGCCCAAATGGAGGATTCCGCTCTGGAAAACAGTAGGGGTTGTGTCCTCAACTCTGCTGAGGGTAGCTCCGTTGTCCCCGCCAACCCAGACAGCCGACTCTGGGGGGCCGTCCTGGAGAGCCCCATGCCTCTGCCCAAGTTCAACTCGACGGCAGTGGGTGCCGCATCGACCTGCaagccccctcctcctccagacCCAGTCACAGAGACTGTGGAGACGAGGCCAGAAGTGGATGTACCTCATGTAAAATCCCAACCCAAGGTGGAGAAAGTAAAGATGGGTATTTTTGATCATTTACCAAGGTTGGTTTGTGAGGAGCCCTTTCAGCAGCAACTCATCCAGATGGCCCAATTCCTCATCCTGGCATCGGGCAAGGTGGACCCTGTTAGCAACCCTGCCCTAGCCCCTACACCCGCTCCCGCCCCTCCTGTACTGGAAACTACAGCGGGGACCGTGGCTGTGGAGTGCCACAGCATGTGTGTTGGCACCACTCCAGTGAGGCGGGCAGATCGCAGTGCCAACACCTCTGGTCAGTTTGAGAGGAAGAGGGAGTTCTCTGTGTCTGATGCCTGCACCAGCACCGAGACTCTGCTCTGGAA TCTGGCCCCTGGGAGCCTGTGTGGGGTCCCCAGACAGGAGCTGGAGCAGAGGCTGACCTCCACTCTCATCATGGTGGAGGCCCTGGTGCAGCAGCTGTGCACAGCCAGGGGACAGGGCCACTCTAGGGGCCCCGGGCCCTCAGAATTCAGGGACAAGCTGGTCCAGACCGACCACACTGAACTCAGCCAGACTGTAACCTACAAAGACCTGTATGTGACGGCCCTGGAGAGGATCAAGGAGCTAGAACTGGACCCGACCACTCTACAGAACCTGCTCCACAGCATGCAGGACACCAGGAGCACCATGACAGCCCTGAGTGGAGACACTGAGGCTGCTCTCAGCAGCATGAGGCAGATAagagacctggttaaagaggaCCAGCAGAGCCTGGTTACACAGTATGGTCAGATGAAGTCCCTTTATGAGAAGTGCAAGGAGACCCAGGGCAGGATGGTGCAGAAGGTCAGAGACACCCTGCAGcagagagaggacatgaggagaCGGATGGAGGAGGCTTTCACCGCCAAGGACGCAGCCTTCAGTGTAACTGAGCAGCTGAGGGCTCACTGTGCCGTGCGTATCTCTGAGCTGGAGGAGAGTGTGGGATCTCACCAGGAGCTGATGGCTGCCCTGAACAAGACCTACCCAGAACAG GTTGCATTGAACAAGGCCTACGTGGAATCCCTCAACTCTGCATCTGAGCTCTTGAGAGGAACCATGAGCGATCACGACAGTCTGCATCAAGAG CTGAAAACAGCCAGGCGTCTCCTCCAGAGGACAACTCCTATACTGGTGAAGCTGAATGAGAAGGCAGCCAACGctataagagagagagaccagcacctctcagagagagaccaagctgtggaggagagagagcag ATCCAAGAGGAACTGGACCAAACCAACATGAGTCTCCAAGTTGCCAGGCAGGAGGTTGGGGACTTGAATCTGCAGGCCACCATCATTAATTCAG agtTGGGTGTTCTGCGTCAGAAGCTgagtgagggagaagaggagcGAGTTCAGCTGGAGAGGAAGGTCACGGAGCTGTCTGCCACCGTCTCATCTACCCTGGCCTCCTATGCCTTCCTAGAGCAGGCCCTGGCTGCAGAGTCCACCAA GTTGCAACAGTCATGGCAAGAAGTCCAGCAAGCTACCGACAGGGCCAACCA GTTGGAGGGTGCGTTGGTCCAGTCAGAGCAGCGTGTATGTGAGCTGTCCCAGGCTCTGGCCCACAGCGAGGAGCAGCTGAGCCAGCTGCAGAGCCACTCCCACAGCCAGAGCCTGCAGCTGCAGAATCTCCATGAAGTGCACGTGCAGCTCAACAGCATGATGGAGATGAACGAG TTCCTACAGATGGAGAATGATATGGCCAGGGAGCAGGTGGTGGAGAGTGAGAGGACCCTCCGGGCTAACCTACAGGGGCTCAGGGAGAGGAACATCCAGTGTGAGGACCTGAAAGGAGCCCTCAGCCACCTCCA ggctgaGAGGGAGGCTTTGCAGGCAGAGCTGGAGGACAGTCAGGCCAGAGCCCAGTCAGTCCAATTGGACCTGGTAGAGCAGCTAGCCCAGGCTGTTACTGACGTCACCCTGCTACACCACACACTGAGACGACTGACCAACGATGTTCACACTGCTCTGACCACCAAG AAGCCAGAGGTCTGTGGTAAAGACGAGGTGTCCCAGCCCTCCCTCCATGTTGAGCgtcatccctccacctccttcgTGGACAGCATCATGGTGGCCATCACCACTGACCTGGCCCAGGTCAATGACACACATCCCCCCTTAGACATGACAGAGGAACCACAAGCTGAAGGGTTGGGCAGCGAGACCAGCGCCTTCACTCGCCTCGCACCCATCACTCCTAAGAAGTGTCAGG TGGTGCCTCcagaagaggagcagagtagcGTGGTGGAGCTGCTAGCAGACCTGGCTAACACAGTCTCTGAGCTCAGCTCCACCATCACACAGCTACGACAGAGCAAGGACACCGAGCAGGAGGCACTGAACAACACCAT CTGTGGGCTGCAGGGGGAGCAGCAGGCCCAGGCCCGCAGACACAGGGCTGAGGTATCCGAGCTGAGGGGCCAGCTGAGCCGTCTCCAGACTCAGCTAGGCCGGGACCAGGTGGCTCTACAGAACAAGGCCCAG GAGGTAGACACTATGaagaggatctgcagtgaagtGAATGAGGCCAGGGAGTTTCTTTACAAGCACAAATCTGAGAACAAA GAGCTGCGTAGGGAGGTGGCAGACCTGCGCCGTTCACTGCACCAATCACAGGTGGAGTCCCAGGCTCTAAGGGACGAGCTAAGAAAGAGTGGCAACCAATCAGCACACAGCATGCATTCCATGGACGACAAGATCCGCCTACTGAAAGAG GTGGAAAGACTAAAGAGGACTCTGTTGGAAGCTGAGGAAGGAAGAGCAAAGCTTCTGGAGAGAGCCAAGAGACAT CAAATGATCCACGACACCAACCAGAAGAAAGTGGAGAAGGAACTTCGAGTCCTTGACGATATGATTGAGATGGTCAGAAAG
- the LOC118936736 gene encoding uncharacterized protein LOC118936736, which translates to MGPLNLHQAILKADFILARRLIEAGANVNSRDEERRTPLMLCCLHDGESWSLGVARMLLIHRGQVGLCDRHGRTALVYAVLYGRLGLVRLFLQALDYDLNHVDKHGHMALWYSAQVGNGPINDLLLKTMRKYCLSTDISEAAVPRLCGHDKPGQVLVKHQKAVKQNAINCAIDHKVTGHLKPQPEKGLPPLFRKDLPYKPLPETLWTKRENFYKTVKPPEAKPETKKALTGGSEQGKEGKTTTPSPSKDWKLDMRSLTEVLLGQISLSYRPQAQPRPPSSLLHRRRTPRLGASPTVGALLRQRWGKGRKMSLDAISDSLLKERTAIGSFRRRCSVTVIPMIRMGLTSRSSSTTELEGRGGDKGHF; encoded by the coding sequence ATGGGACCACTGAATCTCCACCAGGCTATATTAAAGGCTGACTTCATCCTAGCTAGAAGGCTAATCGAGGCTGGGGCTAATGTCAACAgcagggatgaggagaggaggaccccTTTAATGCTCTGCTGCCTCCATGATGGGGAGTCTTGGTCCCTCGGTGTAGCACGCATGCTCCTGATTCACAGAGGCCAAGTGGGGCTCTGTGACCGCCACGGTCGAACCGCTCTGGTGTATGCGGTCTTGTACGGGCGTCTGGGTTTGGTTAGGCTGTTCCTCCAAGCGCTGGACTATGACCTGAACCACGTCGACAAGCACGGTCACATGGCTCTGTGGTACTCAGCTCAGGTAGGTAACGGTCCTATCAATGACCTGCTGCTGAAAACCATGAGGAAGTACTGTCTGAGCACTGACATATCTGAGGCCGCAGTCCCCAGGCTTTGTGGTCATGATAAACCCGGTCAAGTTCTGGTCAAACACCAGAAAGCAGTCAAGCAGAATGCCATTAATTGTGCCATTGACCACAAGGTCACAGGTCACCTGAAGCCACAGCCAGAGAAAGGTCTACCTCCATTGTTCCGAAAGGACTTGCCTTACAAGCCCCTTCCAGAAACCCTATGGACAAAGAGGGAGAACTTCTATAAAACAGTGAAGCCACCAGAGGCAAAACCTGAGACAAAGAAGGCCTTGACTGGAGGGTCTGAGCAGGGGAAGGAAGGGAAGACAACCACCCCCTCCCCATCTAAGGACTGGAAGCTAGACATGAGGAGTCTAACCGAGGTCTTACTGGGTCAGATCAGCCTTTCCTACCGGCCCCAGGCCCAGCCCCggcctccttcctctctcctccaccgcaggaggaCACCTCGCTTGGGGGCCAGCCCCACTGTGGGGGCCCTGCTCCGCCAGCGCTGGGGGAAGGGAAGGAAGATGTCCCTGGACGCCATCAGCGACAGCCTGCTGAAAGAGAGGACAGCCATTGGCTCGTTCCGCCGCCGGTGCAGTGTGACCGTGATACCCATGATCAGGATGGGGCTGACAAGCAGGAGCTCCAGCACCACCGAGCTAGAGGGTAGGGGGGGAGACAAGGGTCACTTCTAG